From the Candidatus Peribacteria bacterium genome, one window contains:
- a CDS encoding DNA alkylation repair protein — protein sequence MTSTDVVRALKKQADPEKAAFFPRFFKTGKGEYGEGDVFIGITVPHIRSVVKIYRDLPLADVEELLEQKLHECRLAGLLILVDQYKRADDKHKKKIVDLYLRRTDRINNWDLVDSSAHLIIGPWVDVMKNASLLDELAASNNMWEQRIAMVATLHFIRKGELTHTFRIAETLLHHPHDLLHKAVGWMLREAGKKDQKALEAFLLTHHRVMPRTMLRYAIEKLSDTRKKAFMKGTDR from the coding sequence ATGACCTCCACTGATGTTGTTCGCGCTCTCAAAAAACAAGCCGATCCCGAAAAAGCGGCCTTCTTCCCGCGTTTCTTTAAAACAGGCAAAGGGGAGTACGGCGAGGGCGATGTCTTTATTGGTATTACTGTTCCTCATATCCGATCAGTCGTAAAAATATATCGCGATCTGCCTCTTGCTGACGTGGAAGAACTGCTTGAGCAGAAGCTCCACGAATGCCGGTTAGCGGGATTATTGATTCTTGTAGATCAGTACAAACGCGCTGATGACAAACATAAAAAGAAAATCGTCGATCTGTATCTGCGCCGCACAGACAGAATCAATAACTGGGATCTGGTCGACTCATCCGCGCATCTCATCATCGGACCATGGGTGGATGTCATGAAGAATGCATCTCTCCTTGATGAACTCGCTGCATCCAACAATATGTGGGAGCAACGCATTGCGATGGTAGCGACGTTGCATTTCATCCGGAAAGGAGAACTTACCCATACATTCCGCATTGCAGAAACGCTCCTGCATCACCCGCACGACCTGCTGCACAAAGCAGTCGGATGGATGCTGCGCGAGGCCGGGAAGAAGGATCAGAAAGCGCTGGAGGCATTCCTGCTGACGCATCACCGTGTTATGCCACGGACCATGCTGCGGTATGCGATTGAGAAATTAAGTGACACGAGAAAGAAGGCATTCATGAAAGGAACGGATCGCTGA